Proteins from a single region of Phyllopteryx taeniolatus isolate TA_2022b chromosome 10, UOR_Ptae_1.2, whole genome shotgun sequence:
- the LOC133484644 gene encoding myozenin-2 isoform X6, whose protein sequence is MIMFMQSGLDDVTKQRMLQAQMLSKHARGGRLNLGKKVSVPKDVMIEELTLPSNRGSRMFQERQRRAERFTLENAANSAHKAMSAHPVAVPPPQIIQKPQGGKENQAFSNPGKHSLVMNLKKTLAKKGSPDVLAPGYSGPLKEIPHEKFNTTMAPRSYWSPWREALRYNEELLEPLNAQLPLPQKYQLAHYRCFNRSPMPFGGTLSSKRVIPIISFEAQESQNLPGAALDRMCHRPNFNKAPRGWERHHCPESNEL, encoded by the exons ATGATAATGTTCATGCAGTCAGGCCTTGATGACGTGACCAAGCAGAGAATGTTACAGGCTCAGATGCTGTCTAAACACGCCAGAGGAG GGCGTCTGAATCTGGGGAAGAAGGTCAGCGTTCCAAAAGACGTGATGATAGAGGAGCTCACCCTCCCGTCCAACCGAGGCTCTCGCATGTTTCAGGAGAGGCAGAGGCGGGCTGAGAGATTCACGCTGGAGAATGCGGCCAACAGTGCTCACAAAGCCATGAGT GCCCACCCAGTGGCTGTTCCCCCCCCACAAATCATCCAAAAGCCTCAGGGAGGAAAAGAGAACCAAGCTTTCTCTAACCCTGGTAAGCATAGCCTGGTCATGAACCTTAAGAAGACACTAGCAAAGAAGGGCAGTCCTGATGTCCTCGCTCCAG GATATTCTGGCCCACTGAAGGAGATTCCCCATGAGAAGTTCAACACAACGATGGCTCCCAGATCTTACTGGTCTCCATGGAGGGAAGCTTTGCGCTACAATGAGGAGCTTCTGGAACCCCTCAATGCCCAGTTGCCCTTACCACAAAAATATCAGCTTGCCCACTACAGGTGCTTCAACAG GTCTCCCATGCCTTTTGGAGGCACACTGTCCAGCAAGAGGGTGATCCCCATTATTAGCTTTGAGGCCCAGGAATCCCAAAACCTGCCCGGTGCTGCTTTGGACCGCATGTGTCATCGGCCCAATTTCAACAAAGCACCCAGGGGATGGGAACGTCATCACTGCCCTGAATCTAATGAACTATGA
- the LOC133484644 gene encoding myozenin-2 isoform X4, with the protein MGYSFSVWGVSHCCGEASSPGSGYTPQPPISALTPHTDRQKAGHSDLQQQRIAATPETKGMIMFMQSGLDDVTKQRMLQAQMLSKHARGGRLNLGKKVSVPKDVMIEELTLPSNRGSRMFQERQRRAERFTLENAANSAHKAMSAHPVAVPPPQIIQKPQGGKENQAFSNPGYSGPLKEIPHEKFNTTMAPRSYWSPWREALRYNEELLEPLNAQLPLPQKYQLAHYRCFNRSPMPFGGTLSSKRVIPIISFEAQESQNLPGAALDRMCHRPNFNKAPRGWERHHCPESNEL; encoded by the exons ATGGGCTATTCCTTTTCTGTTTGGGGAGTGTCACATTGCTGTGGGGAGGCTTCCAGTCCCGGTTCAGGATATACCCCACAGCCACCCATATCAGCTCTGacaccacacacagacagacagaaagcaGGACACTCAG ATCTACAGCAGCagcgtattgctgccacaccagAAACAAA GGGCATGATAATGTTCATGCAGTCAGGCCTTGATGACGTGACCAAGCAGAGAATGTTACAGGCTCAGATGCTGTCTAAACACGCCAGAGGAG GGCGTCTGAATCTGGGGAAGAAGGTCAGCGTTCCAAAAGACGTGATGATAGAGGAGCTCACCCTCCCGTCCAACCGAGGCTCTCGCATGTTTCAGGAGAGGCAGAGGCGGGCTGAGAGATTCACGCTGGAGAATGCGGCCAACAGTGCTCACAAAGCCATGAGT GCCCACCCAGTGGCTGTTCCCCCCCCACAAATCATCCAAAAGCCTCAGGGAGGAAAAGAGAACCAAGCTTTCTCTAACCCTG GATATTCTGGCCCACTGAAGGAGATTCCCCATGAGAAGTTCAACACAACGATGGCTCCCAGATCTTACTGGTCTCCATGGAGGGAAGCTTTGCGCTACAATGAGGAGCTTCTGGAACCCCTCAATGCCCAGTTGCCCTTACCACAAAAATATCAGCTTGCCCACTACAGGTGCTTCAACAG GTCTCCCATGCCTTTTGGAGGCACACTGTCCAGCAAGAGGGTGATCCCCATTATTAGCTTTGAGGCCCAGGAATCCCAAAACCTGCCCGGTGCTGCTTTGGACCGCATGTGTCATCGGCCCAATTTCAACAAAGCACCCAGGGGATGGGAACGTCATCACTGCCCTGAATCTAATGAACTATGA
- the LOC133484644 gene encoding myozenin-2 isoform X1, which translates to MGYSFSVWGVSHCCGEASSPGSGYTPQPPISALTPHTDRQKAGHSDLQQQRIAATPETKGMIMFMQSGLDDVTKQRMLQAQMLSKHARGGRLNLGKKVSVPKDVMIEELTLPSNRGSRMFQERQRRAERFTLENAANSAHKAMSAHPVAVPPPQIIQKPQGGKENQAFSNPGKHSLVMNLKKTLAKKGSPDVLAPGYSGPLKEIPHEKFNTTMAPRSYWSPWREALRYNEELLEPLNAQLPLPQKYQLAHYRCFNRSPMPFGGTLSSKRVIPIISFEAQESQNLPGAALDRMCHRPNFNKAPRGWERHHCPESNEL; encoded by the exons ATGGGCTATTCCTTTTCTGTTTGGGGAGTGTCACATTGCTGTGGGGAGGCTTCCAGTCCCGGTTCAGGATATACCCCACAGCCACCCATATCAGCTCTGacaccacacacagacagacagaaagcaGGACACTCAG ATCTACAGCAGCagcgtattgctgccacaccagAAACAAA GGGCATGATAATGTTCATGCAGTCAGGCCTTGATGACGTGACCAAGCAGAGAATGTTACAGGCTCAGATGCTGTCTAAACACGCCAGAGGAG GGCGTCTGAATCTGGGGAAGAAGGTCAGCGTTCCAAAAGACGTGATGATAGAGGAGCTCACCCTCCCGTCCAACCGAGGCTCTCGCATGTTTCAGGAGAGGCAGAGGCGGGCTGAGAGATTCACGCTGGAGAATGCGGCCAACAGTGCTCACAAAGCCATGAGT GCCCACCCAGTGGCTGTTCCCCCCCCACAAATCATCCAAAAGCCTCAGGGAGGAAAAGAGAACCAAGCTTTCTCTAACCCTGGTAAGCATAGCCTGGTCATGAACCTTAAGAAGACACTAGCAAAGAAGGGCAGTCCTGATGTCCTCGCTCCAG GATATTCTGGCCCACTGAAGGAGATTCCCCATGAGAAGTTCAACACAACGATGGCTCCCAGATCTTACTGGTCTCCATGGAGGGAAGCTTTGCGCTACAATGAGGAGCTTCTGGAACCCCTCAATGCCCAGTTGCCCTTACCACAAAAATATCAGCTTGCCCACTACAGGTGCTTCAACAG GTCTCCCATGCCTTTTGGAGGCACACTGTCCAGCAAGAGGGTGATCCCCATTATTAGCTTTGAGGCCCAGGAATCCCAAAACCTGCCCGGTGCTGCTTTGGACCGCATGTGTCATCGGCCCAATTTCAACAAAGCACCCAGGGGATGGGAACGTCATCACTGCCCTGAATCTAATGAACTATGA
- the LOC133484644 gene encoding myozenin-2 isoform X2, whose protein sequence is MGYSFSVWGVSHCCGEASSPGSGYTPQPPISALTPHTDRQKAGHSDLQQQRIAATPETKGMIMFMQSGLDDVTKQRMLQAQMLSKHARGGRLNLGKKVSVPKDVMIEELTLPSNRGSRMFQERQRRAERFTLENAANSAHKAMSAHPVAVPPPQIIQKPQGGKENQAFSNPGKHSLVMNLKKTLAKKGSPDVLAPGYSGPLKEIPHEKFNTTMAPRSYWSPWREALRYNEELLEPLNAQLPLPQKYQLAHYRCFNSSNGLAPFCLRLTWPGLRCFPITTGTNQTSEGLERDQEEGLPCLLEAHCPARG, encoded by the exons ATGGGCTATTCCTTTTCTGTTTGGGGAGTGTCACATTGCTGTGGGGAGGCTTCCAGTCCCGGTTCAGGATATACCCCACAGCCACCCATATCAGCTCTGacaccacacacagacagacagaaagcaGGACACTCAG ATCTACAGCAGCagcgtattgctgccacaccagAAACAAA GGGCATGATAATGTTCATGCAGTCAGGCCTTGATGACGTGACCAAGCAGAGAATGTTACAGGCTCAGATGCTGTCTAAACACGCCAGAGGAG GGCGTCTGAATCTGGGGAAGAAGGTCAGCGTTCCAAAAGACGTGATGATAGAGGAGCTCACCCTCCCGTCCAACCGAGGCTCTCGCATGTTTCAGGAGAGGCAGAGGCGGGCTGAGAGATTCACGCTGGAGAATGCGGCCAACAGTGCTCACAAAGCCATGAGT GCCCACCCAGTGGCTGTTCCCCCCCCACAAATCATCCAAAAGCCTCAGGGAGGAAAAGAGAACCAAGCTTTCTCTAACCCTGGTAAGCATAGCCTGGTCATGAACCTTAAGAAGACACTAGCAAAGAAGGGCAGTCCTGATGTCCTCGCTCCAG GATATTCTGGCCCACTGAAGGAGATTCCCCATGAGAAGTTCAACACAACGATGGCTCCCAGATCTTACTGGTCTCCATGGAGGGAAGCTTTGCGCTACAATGAGGAGCTTCTGGAACCCCTCAATGCCCAGTTGCCCTTACCACAAAAATATCAGCTTGCCCACTACAGGTGCTTCAACAG ttcCAATGGCCTGGCCCCATTCTGCCTCCGGTTGACCTGGCCTGGCCTCCGTTGCTTTCCCATTACAACAGGCACCAATCAAACGTCAGAGGGATTGGAGCGGGATCAAGAAGAAG GTCTCCCATGCCTTTTGGAGGCACACTGTCCAGCAAGAGGGTGA
- the LOC133484644 gene encoding myozenin-2 isoform X5 yields MGYSFSVWGVSHCCGEASSPGSGYTPQPPISALTPHTDRQKAGHSDLQQQRIAATPETKGMIMFMQSGLDDVTKQRMLQAQMLSKHARGGRLNLGKKVSVPKDVMIEELTLPSNRGSRMFQERQRRAERFTLENAANSAHKAMSAHPVAVPPPQIIQKPQGGKENQAFSNPGKHSLVMNLKKTLAKKGSPDVLAPGYSGPLKEIPHEKFNTTMAPRSYWSPWREALRYNEELLEPLNAQLPLPQKYQLAHYRCFNRVYLAHHPKIAGIGSGSPRP; encoded by the exons ATGGGCTATTCCTTTTCTGTTTGGGGAGTGTCACATTGCTGTGGGGAGGCTTCCAGTCCCGGTTCAGGATATACCCCACAGCCACCCATATCAGCTCTGacaccacacacagacagacagaaagcaGGACACTCAG ATCTACAGCAGCagcgtattgctgccacaccagAAACAAA GGGCATGATAATGTTCATGCAGTCAGGCCTTGATGACGTGACCAAGCAGAGAATGTTACAGGCTCAGATGCTGTCTAAACACGCCAGAGGAG GGCGTCTGAATCTGGGGAAGAAGGTCAGCGTTCCAAAAGACGTGATGATAGAGGAGCTCACCCTCCCGTCCAACCGAGGCTCTCGCATGTTTCAGGAGAGGCAGAGGCGGGCTGAGAGATTCACGCTGGAGAATGCGGCCAACAGTGCTCACAAAGCCATGAGT GCCCACCCAGTGGCTGTTCCCCCCCCACAAATCATCCAAAAGCCTCAGGGAGGAAAAGAGAACCAAGCTTTCTCTAACCCTGGTAAGCATAGCCTGGTCATGAACCTTAAGAAGACACTAGCAAAGAAGGGCAGTCCTGATGTCCTCGCTCCAG GATATTCTGGCCCACTGAAGGAGATTCCCCATGAGAAGTTCAACACAACGATGGCTCCCAGATCTTACTGGTCTCCATGGAGGGAAGCTTTGCGCTACAATGAGGAGCTTCTGGAACCCCTCAATGCCCAGTTGCCCTTACCACAAAAATATCAGCTTGCCCACTACAGGTGCTTCAACAG ggtgtaccttgcccaccacccgaagatagctgggataggctccggcagcccgcgaccctaa
- the LOC133484644 gene encoding myozenin-2 isoform X3, with protein sequence MGYSFSVWGVSHCCGEASSPGSGYTPQPPISALTPHTDRQKAGHSDLQQQRIAATPETKGMIMFMQSGLDDVTKQRMLQAQMLSKHARGGRLNLGKKVSVPKDVMIEELTLPSNRGSRMFQERQRRAERFTLENAANSAHKAMSAHPVAVPPPQIIQKPQGGKENQAFSNPGKHSLVMNLKKTLAKKGSPDVLAPGYSGPLKEIPHEKFNTTMAPRSYWSPWREALRYNEELLEPLNAQLPLPQKYQLAHYRCFNSSNGLAPFCLRLTWPGLRCFPITTGTNQTSEGLERDQEEGCTLPTTRR encoded by the exons ATGGGCTATTCCTTTTCTGTTTGGGGAGTGTCACATTGCTGTGGGGAGGCTTCCAGTCCCGGTTCAGGATATACCCCACAGCCACCCATATCAGCTCTGacaccacacacagacagacagaaagcaGGACACTCAG ATCTACAGCAGCagcgtattgctgccacaccagAAACAAA GGGCATGATAATGTTCATGCAGTCAGGCCTTGATGACGTGACCAAGCAGAGAATGTTACAGGCTCAGATGCTGTCTAAACACGCCAGAGGAG GGCGTCTGAATCTGGGGAAGAAGGTCAGCGTTCCAAAAGACGTGATGATAGAGGAGCTCACCCTCCCGTCCAACCGAGGCTCTCGCATGTTTCAGGAGAGGCAGAGGCGGGCTGAGAGATTCACGCTGGAGAATGCGGCCAACAGTGCTCACAAAGCCATGAGT GCCCACCCAGTGGCTGTTCCCCCCCCACAAATCATCCAAAAGCCTCAGGGAGGAAAAGAGAACCAAGCTTTCTCTAACCCTGGTAAGCATAGCCTGGTCATGAACCTTAAGAAGACACTAGCAAAGAAGGGCAGTCCTGATGTCCTCGCTCCAG GATATTCTGGCCCACTGAAGGAGATTCCCCATGAGAAGTTCAACACAACGATGGCTCCCAGATCTTACTGGTCTCCATGGAGGGAAGCTTTGCGCTACAATGAGGAGCTTCTGGAACCCCTCAATGCCCAGTTGCCCTTACCACAAAAATATCAGCTTGCCCACTACAGGTGCTTCAACAG ttcCAATGGCCTGGCCCCATTCTGCCTCCGGTTGACCTGGCCTGGCCTCCGTTGCTTTCCCATTACAACAGGCACCAATCAAACGTCAGAGGGATTGGAGCGGGATCAAGAAGAAG ggtgtaccttgcccaccacccgaagatag